In Dunckerocampus dactyliophorus isolate RoL2022-P2 chromosome 14, RoL_Ddac_1.1, whole genome shotgun sequence, one DNA window encodes the following:
- the ppp1r1c gene encoding protein phosphatase 1 regulatory subunit 1C isoform X2, with amino-acid sequence MEPSSPKKIQFAVPPLQGQLDPQASEQIRRRRPTPATLQIYRQPEVGEQHNASGGAQTSDGAQRKRSTLAPPTMKELQLGAEQHPCEMDTQSSPMAAQLYASPSLWTNHNGPEEANGNEAQLLLANQERGVEASNSSGDVSCDSQNEASSPDSVSR; translated from the exons ATGGAGCCCAGCAGTCCAAAGAAGATCCAGTTTGCTGTGCCGCCGCTGCAGGGCCAGTTGGACCCTCAAGCCTCAGAGCAA ATCCGTCGGAGACGACCGACTCCTGCAACGCTGCAAATCTACAGACAACCTG AAGTTGGAGAGCAGCACAATGCCAGCGGAGGAGCTCAG ACTTCAGATGGCGCTCAGAGGAAGCGGAGCACCTTGGCCCCGCCCACCATGAAAG AGCTCCAGCTAGGGGCGGAGCAACACCCCTGTGAGATGGACACTCAGTCTAGTCCAATGGCAGCCCAGCTCTATGCCAGCCCTTCCCTGTGGACCAATCACAATGGGCCAGAGGAAGCCAATGGGAATGAGGCGCAGCTtcttttagccaatcaggagaGAGGAGTGGAAGCAAGCAACAGCTCCGGGG ATGTGTCATGCGACTCACAAAACGAGGCTTCCAGTCCTGACTCGGTTTCTCGGTAG
- the ppp1r1c gene encoding protein phosphatase 1 regulatory subunit 1C isoform X1 produces the protein MEPSSPKKIQFAVPPLQGQLDPQASEQIRRRRPTPATLQIYRQPGTEVGEQHNASGGAQTSDGAQRKRSTLAPPTMKELQLGAEQHPCEMDTQSSPMAAQLYASPSLWTNHNGPEEANGNEAQLLLANQERGVEASNSSGDVSCDSQNEASSPDSVSR, from the exons ATGGAGCCCAGCAGTCCAAAGAAGATCCAGTTTGCTGTGCCGCCGCTGCAGGGCCAGTTGGACCCTCAAGCCTCAGAGCAA ATCCGTCGGAGACGACCGACTCCTGCAACGCTGCAAATCTACAGACAACCTGGTACAg AAGTTGGAGAGCAGCACAATGCCAGCGGAGGAGCTCAG ACTTCAGATGGCGCTCAGAGGAAGCGGAGCACCTTGGCCCCGCCCACCATGAAAG AGCTCCAGCTAGGGGCGGAGCAACACCCCTGTGAGATGGACACTCAGTCTAGTCCAATGGCAGCCCAGCTCTATGCCAGCCCTTCCCTGTGGACCAATCACAATGGGCCAGAGGAAGCCAATGGGAATGAGGCGCAGCTtcttttagccaatcaggagaGAGGAGTGGAAGCAAGCAACAGCTCCGGGG ATGTGTCATGCGACTCACAAAACGAGGCTTCCAGTCCTGACTCGGTTTCTCGGTAG
- the ppp1r1c gene encoding protein phosphatase 1 regulatory subunit 1C isoform X3: MEPSSPKKIQFAVPPLQGQLDPQASEQIRRRRPTPATLQIYRQPGTELQLGAEQHPCEMDTQSSPMAAQLYASPSLWTNHNGPEEANGNEAQLLLANQERGVEASNSSGDVSCDSQNEASSPDSVSR, translated from the exons ATGGAGCCCAGCAGTCCAAAGAAGATCCAGTTTGCTGTGCCGCCGCTGCAGGGCCAGTTGGACCCTCAAGCCTCAGAGCAA ATCCGTCGGAGACGACCGACTCCTGCAACGCTGCAAATCTACAGACAACCTGGTACAg AGCTCCAGCTAGGGGCGGAGCAACACCCCTGTGAGATGGACACTCAGTCTAGTCCAATGGCAGCCCAGCTCTATGCCAGCCCTTCCCTGTGGACCAATCACAATGGGCCAGAGGAAGCCAATGGGAATGAGGCGCAGCTtcttttagccaatcaggagaGAGGAGTGGAAGCAAGCAACAGCTCCGGGG ATGTGTCATGCGACTCACAAAACGAGGCTTCCAGTCCTGACTCGGTTTCTCGGTAG